In the Ruminococcus sp. OA3 genome, one interval contains:
- a CDS encoding MerR family transcriptional regulator has protein sequence MYSIGEVSKMFDLPVSTLRYYDKEGLFPDIVREPSGIRRFNDKTLDALRIIECLKKSGMEIKAIKEFMKWCSMGNCTYELRKNMFVKQRESVEAEIRKLEKVLDMIKYKCWYYEQAMKDNGEERVRSMTPAEMPEEIRDAYKNSH, from the coding sequence ATGTACAGTATCGGCGAAGTCTCAAAAATGTTTGATTTACCTGTATCCACCCTGAGATACTATGACAAGGAAGGATTATTCCCCGATATCGTGCGGGAGCCTTCCGGTATCCGCAGGTTCAACGACAAGACGCTCGATGCACTGCGTATCATCGAATGCCTGAAAAAATCAGGAATGGAGATCAAAGCTATCAAGGAATTTATGAAATGGTGTTCCATGGGAAACTGTACATATGAACTTCGTAAGAATATGTTTGTAAAACAAAGGGAATCCGTAGAGGCGGAGATCCGAAAACTGGAAAAAGTACTGGATATGATCAAATATAAATGCTGGTATTATGAGCAGGCAATGAAAGATAACGGGGAAGAGCGTGTCCGAAGTATGACACCGGCTGAAATGCCGGAAGAGATTCGGGATGCTTATAAAAACAGCCATTAA
- a CDS encoding DUF362 domain-containing protein → MKKAAVYFTEKITPEAVVQMYQMLKKELPGKVAVKVHSGEKGNQNYLRPAFLKPMVAAVNGTVVECNTAYEGERNTTGKHIRLIQAHGWSRHFNVDLMDAEGPDLVLDIPNGKILRENHVGKHIANYDSMLVLSHFKGHPAGGYGGALKQLSIGCASSAGKSLIHSGGYTNDQSIVWNHMAEQDAFCEAMADAAGSVMEYFRGNTAFVNMMCNLSVDCDCCAVAEDPCMKDIGILSSLDPVALDQACMDLVCQSKDPGRDHFLQRVESMHGTHTIDAAAKLGFGTKEYELITVD, encoded by the coding sequence ATGAAAAAGGCAGCTGTATATTTTACAGAAAAAATCACACCTGAGGCAGTTGTTCAAATGTATCAGATGCTGAAAAAAGAACTGCCGGGGAAAGTTGCAGTAAAGGTTCACTCCGGTGAAAAGGGAAATCAGAATTATCTGCGGCCGGCATTTTTGAAACCGATGGTTGCGGCGGTCAATGGAACCGTTGTGGAATGCAACACGGCATACGAGGGTGAGCGAAATACCACCGGAAAGCATATCAGACTGATTCAGGCCCATGGCTGGAGCCGGCATTTCAATGTTGATCTGATGGATGCCGAGGGACCCGATCTGGTTCTGGATATACCGAATGGAAAGATTCTGAGAGAAAATCATGTGGGCAAACATATTGCGAATTACGATTCCATGCTTGTGTTGTCGCATTTCAAGGGACATCCGGCGGGCGGTTATGGCGGAGCACTCAAACAGCTCTCGATCGGATGTGCATCCAGTGCGGGAAAATCCCTGATACATTCCGGAGGTTATACAAACGACCAGAGCATTGTGTGGAATCATATGGCAGAGCAGGATGCCTTCTGTGAGGCTATGGCGGACGCTGCGGGAAGTGTCATGGAGTATTTCAGGGGCAATACGGCATTTGTCAATATGATGTGTAATCTGTCCGTGGATTGTGATTGCTGTGCAGTGGCAGAAGATCCGTGCATGAAAGATATCGGAATCCTGTCGTCGCTCGACCCAGTGGCCCTTGATCAGGCGTGCATGGACCTGGTCTGTCAGTCCAAAGATCCGGGCAGAGATCATTTTCTGCAGAGGGTGGAATCCATGCATGGCACCCATACGATTGATGCGGCCGCAAAACTCGGGTTTGGTACAAAAGAGTATGAACTGATAACGGTGGACTAA
- a CDS encoding aldo/keto reductase, which yields MKYRMNQRTKDKISILGVGSSCISEASEKEAVQALEMAVEQGVNYFDMAAGAAGCFSYYGKALERVRKNIFYQIHFGADYATGEYGWTTRLDTVKASLDWQLGQLKTDYIDYGFIHCLDEESDWNAYQKEGVLAYIQRLKEQGVVKHIGLSSHTPGMVHKALDTGLVDMLMFSINPGYDYQHGELANGSTSERMELYRRCEAEGVGISVMKAFSAGQLLDEKSSPFGKALTEYQCIQYALDMPGVLTVLPGIRGVKDMKRILGFLDASKKEKDYSVLAALTPQVTDGTCVYCNHCQPCPAGLNVGLINKYYDLARSGDALAKGHYEKLQKKAEDCIGCGHCDQRCPFHVKQTFKMEQIAAYFKE from the coding sequence GTGAAATATCGGATGAATCAAAGAACAAAGGATAAAATCAGCATTCTGGGTGTTGGATCCAGCTGTATATCTGAGGCATCCGAGAAAGAGGCGGTACAGGCCCTGGAGATGGCAGTTGAACAGGGAGTCAATTATTTTGACATGGCGGCTGGAGCAGCGGGATGTTTTTCGTATTATGGAAAAGCACTGGAGAGAGTCCGAAAGAATATTTTTTATCAGATTCATTTCGGCGCAGATTATGCAACGGGGGAATATGGATGGACGACCAGGCTGGATACGGTGAAAGCTTCCCTCGACTGGCAGCTCGGTCAGTTGAAAACAGATTACATCGACTACGGATTTATTCATTGTCTGGATGAAGAATCGGATTGGAATGCGTATCAGAAAGAGGGTGTTCTGGCATATATTCAGCGGCTGAAGGAGCAGGGCGTCGTGAAGCATATCGGACTGTCCTCCCATACGCCGGGCATGGTACATAAGGCTCTGGATACAGGACTTGTGGATATGCTGATGTTTTCCATTAATCCGGGTTATGATTACCAGCACGGAGAGCTTGCAAATGGAAGTACCAGTGAGAGAATGGAACTCTATCGCCGATGTGAAGCGGAAGGTGTGGGAATCTCTGTCATGAAGGCGTTTTCAGCCGGCCAGCTGCTGGATGAAAAATCTTCGCCTTTCGGAAAAGCACTGACAGAGTATCAGTGTATTCAGTATGCACTGGATATGCCGGGAGTTTTGACCGTGCTTCCCGGCATTCGCGGGGTGAAAGATATGAAAAGGATCCTGGGATTTCTGGATGCTTCAAAGAAAGAAAAAGATTACAGTGTGCTTGCCGCACTTACACCACAGGTTACCGATGGCACATGCGTCTACTGCAACCACTGCCAGCCTTGCCCTGCGGGGCTCAATGTAGGACTGATCAATAAGTACTATGACCTTGCCAGATCCGGCGATGCACTTGCGAAAGGCCATTATGAGAAACTGCAGAAAAAGGCGGAGGACTGTATCGGATGTGGCCACTGTGATCAGCGATGTCCGTTTCATGTAAAACAGACATTCAAAATGGAACAGATTGCTGCCTATTTTAAGGAATAA
- a CDS encoding flavin reductase family protein: MRRNFGAKPYTYPQPVFMIATYGEDGVPDVMNAAWGGISNDTEISLCIGANHKTTENFLKRRAFTISMADVEHLAACDYAGLVSGNNVPDKFARAGFTASRSDFVDAPIINELAVAIECRLISYDENTCRLVGEIVNVSVDERVLDEAGNVDVSKVEPITFDPFNNTYVRLGRVAGKAFKDGTTLKQG, from the coding sequence ATGAGAAGAAATTTTGGAGCAAAACCTTATACGTATCCCCAGCCGGTATTCATGATTGCGACATATGGAGAAGACGGGGTACCGGATGTCATGAATGCGGCGTGGGGAGGGATCAGTAACGACACGGAGATTTCCCTGTGCATCGGTGCGAACCATAAGACGACGGAGAATTTCCTCAAAAGAAGAGCATTTACCATCAGCATGGCGGATGTTGAGCATCTGGCTGCCTGCGACTATGCAGGTCTGGTCTCCGGAAATAATGTGCCGGATAAATTTGCCAGGGCCGGGTTTACCGCATCCAGATCAGACTTTGTTGATGCGCCCATCATAAATGAGCTGGCGGTGGCGATCGAGTGCCGGCTGATCAGTTATGACGAGAATACCTGTCGGCTTGTCGGGGAGATTGTAAACGTAAGTGTAGATGAGAGGGTGCTCGACGAAGCCGGGAATGTGGATGTGTCGAAGGTCGAACCCATCACCTTTGATCCGTTTAATAATACTTATGTGAGGCTTGGCAGGGTTGCCGGGAAAGCTTTTAAGGATGGTACGACACTGAAACAGGGGTAA
- a CDS encoding helix-turn-helix transcriptional regulator yields the protein MNYLKRIRELREDNDYTQTYVGSFLNIGQRTYSDYESGKTRIPLDAMIKLAKLYNVDMNYICCISDCKNTFPQI from the coding sequence ATGAATTACTTGAAGAGGATTCGTGAATTAAGAGAAGATAATGATTACACGCAGACATACGTTGGCAGCTTCCTCAATATAGGACAGAGAACCTACAGTGATTATGAGTCAGGCAAAACTCGTATCCCATTGGATGCCATGATTAAACTTGCGAAACTTTATAATGTGGATATGAATTATATCTGCTGTATATCCGACTGTAAAAATACTTTTCCGCAGATATAA
- a CDS encoding aldo/keto reductase, whose protein sequence is MEYREIGKTGKKSSIIGLGCENLDGKPWKQVKETIDAALENNINMFDVFMPGNEVRENIARALGGRRSEVMIQGHIGSTDIREQYDISRDLPEVKKYFENLLRIFGYIDFGMMFFINSEDDYKGVFDTGFADYVQKLKQQGYIRHIGFSSHNPVMAMRVIKTGLPEMMMFSINLAFDLYPAETNALDELHQGLNKNAFCGFDPTRAALYALCEKMNIGITAMKTLGGGKLISAEHTPFDQPLTVAQCMEYTLTRPAVASVMIGCQSRKEVIDTVRYLDLSERERDYTHVMNTLRNDFKGNCVYCSHCQPCPAGIDIAAVNKYLDIARLDMDNIAPSIRSHYSSLSHNGKDCIACGNCETRCPFDVPVIKNMTEAEKIFK, encoded by the coding sequence ATGGAGTATAGAGAAATAGGCAAAACCGGTAAAAAGAGCAGCATTATAGGATTAGGCTGCGAAAATCTTGATGGAAAACCATGGAAACAGGTAAAGGAGACTATCGATGCTGCCCTGGAAAACAACATCAATATGTTTGATGTATTTATGCCAGGTAACGAGGTTCGTGAAAATATAGCCAGGGCTTTGGGCGGACGCCGCAGCGAAGTTATGATACAGGGGCATATTGGTTCAACCGATATCAGAGAACAATATGATATAAGCAGGGATTTACCCGAAGTAAAAAAATATTTTGAAAATCTGCTGCGTATTTTCGGATATATCGACTTTGGAATGATGTTTTTCATTAACTCAGAGGATGATTATAAAGGTGTATTTGACACGGGATTTGCCGATTATGTTCAGAAACTGAAGCAGCAGGGATACATCAGGCATATTGGTTTTAGCTCACACAATCCGGTTATGGCAATGCGTGTTATCAAAACCGGTCTGCCGGAGATGATGATGTTCAGCATAAATCTGGCATTCGACCTGTATCCTGCCGAAACGAACGCACTAGATGAACTGCACCAGGGTTTAAATAAGAATGCCTTTTGCGGCTTTGACCCCACACGGGCGGCTTTATATGCGCTGTGTGAGAAAATGAATATTGGTATTACAGCGATGAAGACACTGGGCGGAGGCAAGCTGATCTCTGCAGAACATACCCCCTTTGACCAGCCTCTCACAGTGGCCCAGTGTATGGAGTATACGCTGACGCGTCCAGCCGTAGCCAGTGTGATGATCGGCTGCCAGTCCCGGAAAGAAGTCATTGATACAGTGCGATACCTGGACTTAAGTGAGCGTGAGCGGGATTATACTCATGTAATGAATACTTTACGCAACGATTTCAAGGGAAATTGCGTCTATTGCAGCCACTGCCAGCCGTGCCCGGCTGGAATCGATATTGCAGCAGTAAACAAATATTTAGATATCGCACGCCTTGATATGGATAATATTGCACCTTCTATTCGTTCTCACTATTCAAGCCTCTCACATAATGGCAAAGACTGCATTGCCTGCGGAAATTGTGAAACGCGCTGTCCTTTCGATGTTCCCGTTATAAAAAACATGACTGAGGCAGAAAAAATATTTAAGTAA
- a CDS encoding AraC family transcriptional regulator, with the protein MELFYLNDYVPWPQTEDMRISIEYWDQISDIPKIKDKSYPVHRHLYYELALIQSGFCKHTYKNSTISLIPGDCFLIPADEYHAYQFEDNLHIYNCQFYTDSLKDDLKKILKELSFINLVDQSSKFLALNEDLFSEESGASKFTNPHSAFVNQQGIIHLNQAQQFYMESILNQMKTEQTDKRCGFHNVMQNYLEILFYELYRIKINQYNATEKLSSKKKQMITKTLEYIDNNIRGTIDFNLIAESYDLSPNYFRTIFREITGISPTLYLNRTRILNALELLRTTSLPIVDIAAEVGIYDANYFTRLFKKQLGYSPKYFKNID; encoded by the coding sequence ATGGAATTATTTTACTTAAACGACTATGTTCCCTGGCCTCAAACAGAAGACATGCGAATTTCCATTGAATACTGGGACCAGATATCTGATATTCCGAAAATCAAAGACAAATCTTATCCAGTTCATCGCCATCTCTATTATGAGTTGGCGCTGATACAATCTGGATTTTGCAAGCATACTTATAAGAACAGCACAATCTCCCTGATTCCGGGCGACTGCTTTTTGATCCCTGCAGATGAATATCATGCCTATCAGTTTGAAGATAACTTACATATATACAACTGTCAGTTTTATACGGATTCTTTAAAAGATGATCTGAAAAAAATATTAAAAGAACTGAGTTTCATCAATCTGGTTGACCAGTCTTCGAAGTTCCTGGCACTAAACGAAGATTTATTCTCAGAGGAGTCCGGGGCCAGCAAGTTTACAAATCCTCACTCTGCCTTTGTCAACCAGCAGGGTATCATCCATCTGAATCAGGCACAGCAATTCTATATGGAATCGATCTTAAATCAAATGAAAACGGAACAGACGGACAAAAGATGCGGATTTCATAACGTGATGCAGAATTACCTGGAAATCTTATTTTATGAGCTTTACAGAATTAAAATAAACCAGTACAACGCCACCGAAAAACTTTCATCAAAAAAGAAACAAATGATTACGAAAACTCTGGAGTACATCGACAACAATATCCGGGGAACGATAGACTTCAACCTGATTGCAGAATCCTATGACCTTTCTCCGAATTATTTTCGGACAATCTTTCGGGAAATCACCGGCATATCACCCACCCTGTATCTAAACCGGACGAGAATACTAAATGCCCTGGAGTTGTTGAGGACAACCAGTCTTCCGATTGTCGACATCGCTGCGGAGGTGGGAATCTATGACGCAAACTATTTCACGCGTCTGTTCAAGAAACAGCTTGGGTATTCCCCTAAATACTTCAAAAACATTGATTAA
- a CDS encoding uroporphyrinogen decarboxylase family protein, with product MMDSRERVFTAVEHKEVDRPPVFATFTPEVDEALRNHCNIDGDVDTGYALGNDMVKVTVGMENSFYMTDDSTYTCPFGVVWKNVKNSSGAYTEIVDGALRDDEDGFKLKNYEIPDPHNPELYKHVKAAVDRYGKEKIIVGSCQCSVFETAWYLTGLEDFLAMMLTDEDYTDELLDKVMQFPLHAGLHMIEAGVDVIWLGDDVATQLDMMISVPDWRRYLKERYACMFSEFKKANKDILLAYHCCGNCERIIDELAEIGLDMLQPIQPQAMDPYMIKERHGKNVTLFGGLDIQDLFPNGTTQQVVQTVYDYKRYLGAGGGYIVSPAHHLQSDTSVEKICAFYEEAKKPVENYDYKYVR from the coding sequence ATGATGGATTCCAGAGAACGAGTTTTTACCGCAGTAGAACATAAAGAGGTGGACCGTCCCCCTGTATTTGCAACATTTACGCCGGAGGTAGATGAAGCTTTAAGAAATCATTGCAATATTGACGGGGATGTGGACACCGGCTATGCATTGGGGAACGACATGGTTAAAGTGACGGTCGGAATGGAAAACAGTTTCTATATGACAGATGATTCCACCTATACCTGCCCTTTTGGCGTTGTATGGAAAAATGTGAAAAACTCCAGCGGTGCTTATACGGAGATCGTGGACGGTGCACTTCGAGACGATGAGGATGGTTTTAAACTAAAGAATTACGAAATACCAGACCCTCATAATCCAGAACTGTACAAACATGTAAAAGCAGCGGTAGATCGTTACGGGAAGGAGAAGATCATCGTTGGGTCCTGCCAATGTTCTGTATTTGAGACCGCGTGGTATCTGACAGGTCTGGAAGACTTTCTTGCCATGATGCTTACCGATGAGGATTACACCGATGAATTACTTGACAAGGTGATGCAGTTTCCGCTGCATGCGGGACTCCATATGATTGAAGCGGGCGTGGACGTCATCTGGCTTGGAGATGATGTTGCGACGCAGCTTGATATGATGATTTCGGTACCTGACTGGAGACGTTATCTGAAAGAAAGATACGCCTGCATGTTCTCTGAATTCAAAAAGGCTAACAAGGATATTCTGCTGGCATATCATTGCTGCGGCAACTGTGAACGCATTATAGACGAATTAGCCGAAATAGGGCTGGACATGCTGCAGCCGATCCAGCCGCAGGCAATGGACCCTTATATGATAAAAGAAAGGCATGGGAAAAATGTGACACTGTTCGGCGGCCTTGATATTCAGGATTTGTTCCCAAATGGAACGACTCAGCAGGTGGTACAGACCGTATACGATTATAAGCGGTATCTGGGTGCCGGCGGCGGATATATCGTATCCCCTGCACATCATCTCCAGAGTGATACGTCCGTTGAAAAAATCTGTGCATTTTATGAGGAAGCAAAGAAGCCCGTAGAAAACTACGATTACAAATACGTAAGATAG
- a CDS encoding sugar-binding protein, with protein sequence MKRKMMAIAMTLVMALGMLAGCGVSGGTESAAGTEKAPAEKSEEGSAEKTQIKIAAAMPTTGNARFVTDGKIFKSYCEEKGYQYTDQFAENDVATQIQQIEGFISGGYDAIIVCPVDGAGVSSAVKKARDAGIKIVSFDRMVMDTEVDYYATFDNVGVGTKDAEYIVEKLDLDNTSDNKTYNVEIFTGDIADNNALLGYQGAMEVLQPYIDSGKVVVKSGQTEYEQVVTTGWDSGEAQKRMENLLSSYYQDEKVDAVLTTYANLALGCITALKSAGYGTDDKPLPVTTSQDAEIAACKSILAGELSMSILKDDRMLCPIAIDMAVAAVKGEEYQVNDTDTYDNGTGPLKTYKGEITTFDIDNFKEVVYDSGFLTEEDLQ encoded by the coding sequence GTGAAAAGAAAAATGATGGCAATTGCGATGACGTTAGTTATGGCGCTGGGAATGCTGGCGGGGTGCGGAGTATCAGGCGGTACGGAGAGCGCGGCAGGTACGGAAAAGGCCCCGGCAGAGAAGTCTGAAGAAGGCAGTGCGGAGAAAACACAAATCAAGATTGCGGCGGCAATGCCAACCACCGGCAATGCGAGATTTGTCACCGATGGAAAGATCTTTAAAAGCTATTGCGAAGAAAAAGGATATCAGTATACGGATCAGTTTGCAGAAAATGATGTCGCAACACAGATTCAGCAGATTGAGGGCTTTATCAGCGGCGGTTATGACGCGATCATCGTCTGTCCCGTTGACGGCGCGGGTGTATCCAGTGCGGTGAAGAAAGCACGTGATGCGGGAATCAAGATTGTTTCATTTGACCGCATGGTGATGGATACGGAGGTTGATTATTATGCGACATTTGACAATGTCGGCGTGGGAACGAAAGATGCCGAGTATATCGTTGAAAAATTAGATCTCGACAATACATCTGATAATAAGACGTACAATGTGGAGATCTTTACCGGAGATATAGCGGATAATAACGCGCTTCTCGGCTATCAGGGAGCGATGGAAGTTCTTCAGCCTTACATAGACTCGGGAAAAGTTGTTGTGAAGTCGGGACAGACGGAGTATGAGCAGGTAGTCACAACCGGCTGGGACTCCGGGGAAGCGCAGAAACGGATGGAGAATCTGCTGTCCTCTTATTACCAGGATGAAAAGGTCGATGCGGTTCTGACCACTTATGCCAATCTGGCGCTGGGATGTATCACCGCCTTAAAATCAGCGGGCTACGGGACGGACGATAAACCACTGCCGGTTACAACGTCACAGGATGCGGAGATCGCAGCGTGCAAATCCATTCTGGCAGGTGAACTCAGTATGTCCATTCTAAAAGACGACCGTATGCTTTGCCCGATTGCAATTGATATGGCCGTTGCGGCTGTCAAAGGGGAAGAATACCAGGTAAATGATACCGATACCTATGACAATGGTACTGGTCCGTTGAAGACATATAAAGGAGAAATTACTACATTCGACATCGATAATTTTAAGGAAGTTGTCTATGACAGCGGATTCCTGACCGAAGAGGATTTACAGTAA
- a CDS encoding ATP-binding cassette domain-containing protein: MSDYILEMRNIIKEFDGGVRALNHVNLKVKKGEIHAVVGENGAGKSTLMNVLSGVYPFGSYTGDIVYKGKTQKFRNLKDSEKAGIAIIHQELTLIPLLSIRENIFLGNEVARKGIISRKESYQKACRLMEEVDLDESPNMPVMNIGVGKQQLVEICKALSKDCELLILDEPTASLNDMESNILLELLLDFKKKGMTCILISHKLKEIEKVADSITVIRDGTSIETMDIQKEAITEDRIVASMVGREMTNRFPERRNQTGEILFEVKNWVVAHPVIQSRMVCDDISINVHKGEVVGIAGLMGAGRTEFAMSLFGRCYGNYVSGKIFKNGREVIYKNPKQAIDDGMAYVTEDRKGSGLVLMNDIKDNTALAGLDRLSNKGIMDKKLIFRKSEEMRKAMHIKTPDVFERVGNLSGGNQQKVMLAKWIVINPDVLILDEPTRGVDVGAKYEIYCIINDLVKAGKAVIVISSEMEEVIGISDRIYVINEGRITGEFTKDEVTQEVIMKSIIQK; the protein is encoded by the coding sequence ATGTCAGATTATATATTGGAGATGAGAAATATCATCAAAGAGTTTGATGGCGGCGTCCGTGCGCTGAATCATGTGAATCTAAAAGTAAAAAAGGGCGAAATTCACGCCGTTGTAGGAGAAAATGGTGCTGGAAAATCTACGTTGATGAACGTGTTGAGCGGAGTGTATCCCTTTGGCTCGTACACAGGGGATATCGTCTATAAGGGTAAGACGCAGAAGTTTCGTAATTTAAAAGACAGCGAAAAAGCCGGAATTGCCATTATCCATCAGGAGCTGACATTGATACCGCTGCTCAGCATCCGGGAGAACATATTCCTTGGCAATGAGGTTGCCAGGAAGGGGATTATCAGCAGAAAAGAATCGTATCAGAAGGCGTGCCGTCTGATGGAGGAAGTCGATCTTGACGAATCCCCGAATATGCCGGTTATGAATATTGGCGTGGGAAAGCAGCAGCTGGTTGAGATCTGCAAAGCGCTCTCGAAGGACTGCGAACTGCTGATTCTGGATGAGCCGACAGCCTCTTTGAACGATATGGAGAGTAATATCCTGCTGGAGCTGCTGCTTGATTTCAAGAAAAAGGGAATGACGTGTATCCTGATATCCCATAAACTCAAAGAGATTGAGAAAGTAGCCGATTCCATCACGGTTATCCGGGATGGGACATCCATTGAGACGATGGACATTCAAAAAGAAGCAATCACCGAAGACAGAATTGTCGCAAGCATGGTAGGCAGAGAAATGACAAACCGCTTTCCAGAACGCAGGAATCAGACGGGAGAAATTCTGTTTGAAGTGAAAAACTGGGTGGTGGCGCATCCTGTCATACAGTCAAGAATGGTATGCGATGACATTTCTATCAATGTCCATAAGGGAGAAGTGGTGGGGATTGCAGGACTGATGGGGGCGGGAAGGACGGAGTTTGCCATGAGTCTGTTCGGCCGCTGTTATGGAAATTATGTATCCGGAAAGATTTTTAAGAACGGACGGGAAGTCATCTATAAAAACCCAAAACAGGCGATCGACGATGGGATGGCTTATGTGACAGAGGACCGGAAGGGAAGCGGTCTTGTGCTGATGAATGATATCAAGGACAATACGGCACTTGCCGGACTGGACCGCCTTTCGAATAAGGGCATTATGGACAAAAAGCTCATTTTCCGGAAATCTGAGGAGATGAGAAAGGCCATGCATATAAAAACTCCCGACGTCTTTGAACGCGTTGGCAATTTATCCGGGGGGAATCAGCAGAAGGTGATGCTTGCCAAATGGATTGTGATCAATCCCGACGTTCTGATCCTGGATGAGCCTACGCGTGGAGTGGATGTGGGTGCAAAATATGAAATATACTGCATCATCAATGATCTGGTGAAAGCCGGTAAAGCGGTGATCGTCATTTCCTCGGAGATGGAAGAAGTCATCGGTATCAGTGACAGAATCTATGTGATCAATGAAGGAAGGATTACAGGGGAGTTCACGAAGGATGAAGTGACGCAGGAAGTTATTATGAAATCGATTATTCAAAAATAA